GATGCGATGATGTATGGAATTCTGGCGATTGATGCCGGACTTCATATCCGCGGAAACCTTGACCTTCCTAAAGTAGATGGAAAACTGAATGTAGCAGATAATACAGACTTCACGTTTGTTCTTCCTCAATCTTCCCCATCTTTACAGGAAAGAGACGGTATTGTAGAATTTGTAGATCAGGATCAGGTTGTTTTAAATAAAACCATCAAAACAGATTCCCTCGACTCGAAAAGCCGTATCAAAGGAATGGATGTAAGTGTGAATATTGAGGTAAGCAAAGAAGCCAAGCTTTCTATTATTATTGATAAAGTAAACGGTGATTTTGTAAAACTTCAGGGAGAAGCAGAATTGACAGGTGGAATTGATCCTTCCGGAAAAATGACATTGGTAGGCGTTTATGAAGTGGAAAAAGGAAGTTATGATCTTTCTGTGAGCTTGCTTAAACGTAAGTTTGACATTCAGAAAGGCAGCACGATCACTTGGACGGGTGAACCTACAATGGCTCAAATGGATATTACGGCAGTTTACAAAACTGAAGCTGCTCCTATAGATCTTGTAGAACAGCAAGTAGGTACTGAAAATGGCGGGGCATCGCTCATCAACCAGTTTAAACAGAGAATCCCATTCAATGCTTTATTAAAAATGAAAGGGGAACTTCTGAAACCTCAGCTTACGTTTGACATTACTACGGAAGAAAAAAACAATTCTATTTCTACGAACGTAAAAGATGTTGTAGATCAGAAACTGGCTCAGCTAAGAACTCAGGAATCTGAAATGAACAAACAGGTATTTGCGTTATTGCTTCTGAACCGTTTTATTGGAGAAAATCCATTCGAAAGCGGTGCCGGAATGTCTGCAGAAACTATGGCAAGACAGAGTGTGAGCAAAATTCTTTCGCAACAGTTGAACAACCTTGCTGCCGGACTGATTAAAGGAGTAGATCTTAACTTCGGGCTGGATTCTACGGAAGATTATTCCAGCGGAGAAAAAAATACCAGAACGGATCTGAATGTTGATATCAGCAAAAAACTACTGAATGATCGTCTGAAAGTAACGGTGGGAAGTAATTTCGGGTTGGAAGGTCAGGCCCGCCAAAATGAAAATATGACCAATATTGCAGGTAACGTTTCCGTAGATTACAGTCTTTCCAAGGATGGAAGATATATGCTGCGTGCGTATCGTAAGGATGAATATCAGGTAGCTCTTCAGGGGCAGATCATAGAGACCGGAGTAGGATTTATCATTACATTGGATTATGACAAATTCCGTGAGATCTTCCAGAAATCTAAGGAGAAAAAGCAAAAAAAGAATCAAAATAACCAGGTGGTAGAATTTAAATAATGAGTAATAAGTTCCATATATATTGTAAGTATCTGTTGGTTTCCGGAATGGCATCCACAGTAGTCTCGTGCAGCAACACAAGGTTTTTGAAAGAAGGGCAGATGCTGTACACAGGAGCCAAAGTAAAGATTGAAAACGATACAATTTCCAAAAAAGAAAAAAAAGATCTCCAGGCCGCACTGGAAGAAAATCTTACACCAAAACCCAATTCTACATTTTTGGGAATGCGTCCTAAGCTGTATTTTTATAATATCGCCAAAGAACCTAAAAAGGATAAAGGTTTTAATTACTGGCTTAAATATAAAGTAGGTGAAAAGCCTGTACTCTTGGGAGATGTAGATCGCGAGTTCAATAAAGATATCATCGTCAATTATTCTGAAAACAAAGGATATTTCAATGCGAAAGCATCTTATGATACAGTTTCAAAGAACAAAAAGGCTCAGGTTATTTATACCGTAAGACCGGGTTCCAGATATCTGATTGACGGTGTAAAATTCCAGAAAGATTCTACGCTGGTTAATAAGGAAATTCAAAGTTTTACAAAAAGGACTCTTCTTAAAAACGGAAAACCGTTTGATCTGGATGTCATCAAAGCAGAAAGGGAAAGAATTGACAACAGATTAAAAGAAAGAGGTTTTTACTATTTCCATCCCGATAATATCATTGTGCAGGCCGACAGTACGGTGAGCAAAAATCATAAGGTTGAGCTTAATGTAAAACTGAAAGACAATACCCCTGATTTAGCCACCCAGCAGTTCAGCATTGATAATGTTATTGTATTTCCCAATTACAACATTCAGGATGTAAAAGATGGCAAATACAGTATCCCGATGGATAAAGATTCTCTTTCTAAATACGCTTTTGATGATATTTATGTTATTGATCCTCAACATAAATTCAAACCGAAAATTTTTGACAGAGCGTTATACTTCAAAAAAGGAGATCTTTATAACCGTTCCAATCACAATCTTACCCTAAACCGGTTGATCAGTCTGGGTGTTTTCAAATTTGTAAAGAATGAGTTCATCGTATCTGATTCTTTAAGCCATAAATTTGATACCTATTATTTATTAACGCCAAGACAAGTTCAGTCTCTTCGTCTGGAAGCGTTGGGTAGAACGAACTCTGCCAATTATGCAGGTAGTGAGCTGAACCTGAACTGGACCCACAGAAATTTCTTCCGTGGTGCAGAACAGTTTAAAGCAGCTATCTACGGAGCTTTTGATTTCCAGATGGGAGGTGCACAGAATGCCAATAATATTTTTCGTGCAGGAACGAATGTACAGCTTTCTATTCCTAGAATTGTGGCTCCGTTCCGTTTTCACTCGTCCAGTGAATTTGTTCCAAGAACGAATATCACATTGGGATATGAATTCCAGAACAGAACACAATATTATACCCTTAATAACTTCACCGGATCATTTGGATATGTGTGGAAAGAAAATGCAAGAAAAGAACATGACCTGAAGGTAATTGATATTACATTGGTTTCTCCAGCAAAGGTTACAGAAGAATATGAGATTAAATCTGCTACTAACCCTGCTATGCAAAGAGTCGTAGCGAAGCAGCTTATTTTCGGTCCAACTTATTCTTACACCTATACCAATACCATGTTGCCAAGGACCAATACGTTTTATTACAAGGGGACGCTTGATCTGGCAGGAAATATTACAGGACTGGTTACGGGAGCCGACGTAAAAAAAGATAAAGAGAAGAAAATTTTCGGTATTCCTTTTAGCCAGTATGTAAAAATTGAAAACGATTTAAGATTCTATCATAAGTTTACAGAAAAGTCATCACTTGCAACAAGATTTATAGGAGGAATCGCTTATCCCTACGGAAATTCAGAGTTTATTCCTTTCTCCAAACAGTTTTTCTCAGGAGGTAGTAACAGTATCAGAGCATTCCGTGCGAGAACTTTAGGGCCGGGAAGCTTTGATCCGAGAACTATTGATGCAGGTACTTATTTTGACCAGTCCGGAGATGTAAAACTGGAATTAAATGCGGAGTACCGCGCCAATCTTTATAAGTTTTTAAATGCTGCCGTGTTTGTAGATGCCGGAAATATCTGGTTGCTTCATGATGACAAAGACAGACCGGGAGCTAAGTTTTCAAAAGACTTTTTAAATGAAATTGCGGTGGGAGCCGGAGTTGGTCTGAGACTGGATTTTTCTATCCTGATTCTGAGACTGGATCTCGCGATGCCACTGAGAGTTCCTTACTATCAGAAAGGAGACAGATGGGCTTTCGATAAAATCAATTTCGGAGACTCAAGCTGGAGAAAAGATAATCTTGTTTTAAATATTGCCATCGGATATCCATTTTAATATGATCAAAAATGCTAAATTTTTCTGGGAAGTTCTGAAAGATACGTTTACGGAATGGAACAATTCTTCTGCATCAAAAGATTCAGCAAGTCTTGCTTATTATGCCATCTTTTCTATCCCCGGTTTATTGATTATTATTATTTGGGTGCTTGGAAATTTTTTTGGTGAAGAGGCCATCCGTGGGCAGATCAGTACACAGATCAGCGGTATTATGGGACCGGATGTGGCTAAAAGTATTGAAGGGATGCTCGCCGGTGCTTTG
The nucleotide sequence above comes from Chryseobacterium sp. 7. Encoded proteins:
- a CDS encoding BamA/TamA family outer membrane protein, producing the protein MSNKFHIYCKYLLVSGMASTVVSCSNTRFLKEGQMLYTGAKVKIENDTISKKEKKDLQAALEENLTPKPNSTFLGMRPKLYFYNIAKEPKKDKGFNYWLKYKVGEKPVLLGDVDREFNKDIIVNYSENKGYFNAKASYDTVSKNKKAQVIYTVRPGSRYLIDGVKFQKDSTLVNKEIQSFTKRTLLKNGKPFDLDVIKAERERIDNRLKERGFYYFHPDNIIVQADSTVSKNHKVELNVKLKDNTPDLATQQFSIDNVIVFPNYNIQDVKDGKYSIPMDKDSLSKYAFDDIYVIDPQHKFKPKIFDRALYFKKGDLYNRSNHNLTLNRLISLGVFKFVKNEFIVSDSLSHKFDTYYLLTPRQVQSLRLEALGRTNSANYAGSELNLNWTHRNFFRGAEQFKAAIYGAFDFQMGGAQNANNIFRAGTNVQLSIPRIVAPFRFHSSSEFVPRTNITLGYEFQNRTQYYTLNNFTGSFGYVWKENARKEHDLKVIDITLVSPAKVTEEYEIKSATNPAMQRVVAKQLIFGPTYSYTYTNTMLPRTNTFYYKGTLDLAGNITGLVTGADVKKDKEKKIFGIPFSQYVKIENDLRFYHKFTEKSSLATRFIGGIAYPYGNSEFIPFSKQFFSGGSNSIRAFRARTLGPGSFDPRTIDAGTYFDQSGDVKLELNAEYRANLYKFLNAAVFVDAGNIWLLHDDKDRPGAKFSKDFLNEIAVGAGVGLRLDFSILILRLDLAMPLRVPYYQKGDRWAFDKINFGDSSWRKDNLVLNIAIGYPF